A genome region from Bradyrhizobium commune includes the following:
- a CDS encoding LysR family transcriptional regulator, whose protein sequence is MLDRLTSLEVFAKVATSGSLSGAGRAMGLSQTMVTKHVAALEARLGTKLFHRTTRRLSITEAGRLYLESSERILADMETADAAIARERAEPRGLLRVNVPVVFGTRQIAPLIAEFSERHPEVTIELGLNDRLVDLAEEGWDLAIRIGKLRDSSMVARRLAPNRLVVCAAPSYLAKHGTPRGVADLATHNCLGYTLSQQASAAEWLFGADGEIRVQVSGNLRANNGDALRAATLAGLGLARQPTFIIADDLRAGTLVALPLDQPEIQSSAVHAVYLPDRRPPAKVRAFIDFLAAQFSPDPPWDRGLF, encoded by the coding sequence TTGCTCGACCGCCTCACCAGCCTGGAAGTCTTCGCCAAAGTGGCGACGAGCGGAAGCCTGTCCGGCGCGGGCCGTGCGATGGGCCTGTCGCAGACCATGGTGACCAAGCATGTCGCTGCGCTCGAGGCGCGGCTCGGCACAAAGCTGTTCCACCGCACCACACGGCGGCTGTCGATCACCGAGGCCGGCCGCCTCTATCTGGAATCCTCCGAACGCATCCTTGCCGACATGGAGACCGCGGACGCGGCGATTGCGCGCGAACGCGCCGAGCCGCGTGGATTGCTGCGAGTCAACGTGCCCGTGGTGTTCGGCACTCGGCAGATCGCCCCGCTGATTGCGGAGTTCTCGGAGCGCCATCCCGAGGTCACGATCGAGCTCGGGCTCAACGATCGCCTCGTCGACCTTGCAGAAGAAGGCTGGGATCTCGCGATCCGCATCGGCAAGCTCCGCGACTCCAGCATGGTGGCGCGGAGGCTTGCGCCGAACCGCCTGGTCGTCTGCGCCGCGCCTTCATATCTCGCCAAGCACGGCACGCCGCGCGGCGTGGCCGATCTCGCCACTCACAATTGTCTCGGCTACACGCTCTCGCAACAGGCGAGCGCGGCGGAATGGCTGTTCGGCGCGGACGGCGAGATCCGCGTCCAGGTGTCCGGCAATCTGCGCGCCAATAATGGCGATGCGCTGCGTGCGGCGACGCTCGCCGGCCTTGGCCTCGCACGCCAGCCAACCTTCATCATCGCCGATGACCTGCGCGCCGGCACGCTGGTGGCGCTTCCGCTCGACCAGCCGGAGATCCAGTCGTCTGCCGTGCATGCGGTCTACCTGCCCGATCGCCGGCCGCCGGCCAAGGTGCGCGCCTTCATCGATTTTCTCGCCGCACAGTTTTCGCCGGATCCACCGTGGGACCGCGGACTGTTCTGA
- a CDS encoding DoxX family protein, protein MIDSRTAPYAALVLRVTLGALFLAHASLKLFVFTPAGTAKFFGSLGFPPELAYLVMTVEVLSGIALILGVWTRYAALAGIPVLLGAIFTVHGAAGFFFTNPKGGWEFPAFWAIALVAQALLGDGAFALRPSRDVEAASGQLSAAASR, encoded by the coding sequence ATGATCGATTCCCGTACCGCCCCCTACGCCGCACTGGTGCTGCGCGTGACCCTGGGCGCGCTCTTCCTGGCCCATGCCAGCCTGAAGCTGTTCGTCTTCACCCCGGCCGGCACCGCAAAATTTTTCGGGAGCCTCGGCTTCCCGCCCGAACTGGCTTATCTCGTGATGACCGTGGAAGTGCTGAGCGGCATCGCGCTGATCCTCGGTGTCTGGACCCGCTATGCGGCGCTGGCCGGCATTCCGGTCCTGCTCGGCGCGATCTTCACCGTGCATGGTGCGGCCGGGTTCTTCTTCACCAATCCGAAGGGCGGCTGGGAATTCCCCGCCTTCTGGGCGATCGCGCTGGTTGCGCAGGCGCTGCTCGGCGATGGCGCTTTCGCGCTGCGCCCATCGCGCGATGTCGAGGCCGCGAGCGGCCAGTTGAGCGCCGCCGCTTCGCGCTGA
- a CDS encoding TRAP transporter substrate-binding protein, translating to MTIVPVSRRTFIKSSTALTAGLVLSPAIIGRAEAATLKLKCSSSLPNDPKYANGRVYYDNLVKNLKANGLGEQVEVAFFPDNQLGQEIDVINSVKLGVIDLMVSGSSISANLVPLVGTFDLGYLFASFEQQTKAFDAGAAKPIEDALLKGGNIRVIAWAYNFGARSVLAKKPVKTPEDLAGLKIRTLPNPVITECLRLMGAAATPLAFGEIYTALQAGVLDGLEHDAPTILASKFFETSKHYAMTQHIFSPLAIYFSDMTFNRMDPKLREGFLDAAKKAAADSRVHGRAVEKEALATLGEKGVTVIECDREAFRKRVAPQTENFMKARPESKPVIDIIRATQA from the coding sequence ATGACCATCGTGCCCGTCAGCCGTCGCACGTTCATCAAGTCGTCGACGGCGCTGACCGCCGGCCTCGTGCTCTCTCCCGCGATCATCGGCCGCGCCGAAGCGGCGACGCTGAAGCTGAAATGCTCCTCCTCGCTACCGAACGATCCGAAATACGCCAACGGCCGCGTCTACTACGACAACCTCGTCAAGAATTTGAAGGCGAATGGGCTCGGCGAGCAGGTCGAGGTCGCCTTCTTCCCGGACAACCAGTTAGGCCAGGAAATCGACGTCATCAATTCGGTGAAGCTTGGCGTCATCGACCTCATGGTGTCGGGCTCGTCGATCTCGGCCAATCTGGTGCCGCTGGTCGGCACCTTCGACCTCGGTTATCTCTTCGCGAGCTTCGAGCAGCAGACCAAGGCGTTTGACGCCGGCGCCGCCAAGCCGATCGAGGATGCGCTGCTCAAGGGCGGCAATATCCGCGTCATTGCCTGGGCCTATAATTTCGGCGCGCGCAGCGTGCTGGCGAAGAAGCCGGTGAAGACGCCGGAGGATCTCGCCGGCCTCAAGATCAGGACGCTGCCCAATCCCGTCATCACCGAATGCCTGCGCCTGATGGGCGCGGCGGCAACCCCGCTCGCTTTCGGCGAGATCTACACCGCGCTCCAGGCCGGCGTCCTTGACGGGCTCGAGCACGACGCGCCCACCATCCTCGCCAGCAAGTTCTTCGAGACCTCGAAGCACTATGCGATGACGCAGCACATCTTCTCGCCGCTCGCGATCTATTTCAGCGACATGACCTTCAACCGCATGGACCCGAAGCTGCGCGAGGGCTTCCTCGACGCGGCGAAGAAGGCGGCGGCCGATAGCCGCGTCCATGGACGGGCGGTCGAGAAGGAGGCGCTCGCAACGCTCGGCGAGAAGGGTGTGACGGTGATCGAATGCGATCGCGAGGCCTTCCGCAAGCGCGTCGCTCCGCAGACCGAGAATTTCATGAAGGCGCGGCCGGAATCCAAGCCCGTCATCGACATCATCCGCGCGACGCAAGCCTGA